A segment of the Leptolyngbya sp. NIES-3755 genome:
AGACTCGCTGGATCATGGTGGTCGTTTTTCTGATTGCGGCTGGAACCGATTGGCTAGACGGTTATTTAGCAAGGAAACTCAATCAAATTACCGATTTAGGCAAGTTTCTTGATCCGCTGGTCGATAAATTGCTGGTTTTGGCTCCATTGATGTCACTCGTAGAACTCCAGCAAATTCCAGCTTGGGGCGTGTTTGCGATTTTGGCACGAGAATTAACGATCGCAGGTTGGCGCGTTGATCCGAATCTCCAAAAATCCGTCCAAGGCGCAAATTTCTGGGGCAAGCTCAAAACCGTGAGTCAAATTGCCGCGATCGCACTTCTAATCGCGCCTTTATCCTCCGAATGGCAGCTTGCAACGTTGATCCTATTCTGGATTTCTGTCGCTCTCACTTGGATTTCAGGCTTAATCTATCTCTTTCCCCAGAAATCGAACTAACCAGCTTCCGGTTCTTCAAGTTTCTGACCAAGTTTCGGTTCTGTTCCTTCGAGAATTCGTTGAATATTTGATCGGTGTCGCCAAATCACATAAGCGCCACCCGCGATCGCAAACAGCAAATACGGTAAGGGCTGCCCAAATAGAATCATAAAGGCGATGACCGAAACGGCTCCCGTGATCGAGCTAATCGATACAATCCGCGTAATTCCTAAACTCAACGCAAATACGCCCACGGTCGAGAGTGCCACCATCCAATTCATCGCCAGCAAAATCCCCAAACTGGTGGCAACCGATTTTCCGCCTGAGAATCCGAGCCAAATCGATTTACTATGCCCGAATAACGCTGCAAGTCCGGCTAGAGTGACCATCACAGGTTGCCAGACCCCAAAATCCAAGCCAACGATTTTAGAGTAATAGAGCCAACCGGGAAGATAAGTAAAAGCGTAATTCACAGCCGCGATCGCTAACGCACCCTTACCAATATCAATCAAGAGAACGATCAAAGCCGGAATTTTTCCGATCGTTCGCAACACGTTCGTAGCTCCAGTCGATCCCGATCCCGCTTCTCGAATATCAATCCCTTTGAGTAATCGACCAGCCAAATAACCAGTTGGAATCGAACCAAGCAAGTAAGCAACGATGAGAAGCAGTGCGTTATTGATAAACCAAGAAGGAAGCATATTAGTAATAGGATTGTTGCTGAATCATTTGTTGGGGACTCGGCGCAAACGCAAGCAGTAAAGGAAACTGAAGCAACGCGAGATTGATATTTTCTTCGGTTTCATCCACAATAATCAGCGGCAAAAATCCGTCTTTGTCTAATCGTTCGGCTTTGAGTGCTAGAGGTTCAGGCACTTCAAAGAGTGCAATTCCACGATCGCTACCAAAATCACTCCGAGTCACCCCCAAACAATCTTGCATTCCGCGCCGCCATTCTCCTAACCGCTCTGGAGAATTTGCCAAAATCAGAACTCGTAAGCGATCGCGATAAAGATTGTACAAAATCGAAATCGATGCCGATGCGATCAAAATATTTTGCAAGCGCGATCCCATTGTCCGAATTGCACCGCGTCCCCCTTGTTTGAAGAACCAAGTCGAAACCCGCTCCGCATGAACTGGCTCAAACGTGCGACGCAATTTCCAAACCGGACCGTAATAATCGGGCTGATTGCGAAACTGATCGATAATGCTGCGAATCTTCTGAGATTTCTCCTCGAATGTTGATTCCGCAAAATCCGGACTCGGAGCCGCCTGCGATTTCGGTGCTTCCTGAATCAGAGCAGGTTGCGGCACTTCCGCTTGAAAAGTCGGTAACTCTAACTGTTCAGCCGCGATCGCTAAATCCTGCAAACTGCCCACCAAATAATCTTTGAAACTCTGAACCCGCACCGCAATCTCTTGAGACGCGCCCGCAAACGAGGACTTCATCTCGTTACGAATCCGTTCTTGGCGGCGTTCTAATTGCTCGATCGACAGTTGCAATGTCTGTCTCCGCTGTTCCAACTCCGCCAAATTCTGCTGTACGACCCGTCCCAAAGCATCTCGCGTTTGAGCAATCTGCCCCTGCAAATCATCACGAGTCGCAGCCAACCGCTCAATCTCGCGCTGAAGATCCTGTTCCTGCTGCACCAAATCAGATTGAGTCTCCGGTAACTTCAATTCTGGCAACGCTGCCCCCGGTTCAGAAGGCGTAGTTTCATCGGAAATTGGCAACTCATCAGAACTCATACGCAATACTCAATCCCTAAGCCTTGGGAAAACGGTGTTCAAGGCACATCCGTAACATTTTAGGATCAAAAATGATCGGGAGAAAGTGAATACTTTTGACTTCCCGAAAATAGAACAGAATCGGCACAGGCGACCAAAAGATTTCCCAGTTCTGCCATTCCGCATACGGAAAGCGCCGAATCATCGTTTCACCCCGATATACATCCAAATCAGTTGGCGTAAATCGTAACCGTAACATTGCGGTCTGAATCAGCAAAAACGCGCCAAATAAGCCGATCGCACCCGCCACCCAGACCTGCACAAGTAACAGCGGGATCGCAGCCGCAATCAGCACGATCGGGATCGTATAGCTTGGAGCGAGTTCGATCGTTTCACTTCCAGCGAAATTGGCATCAGTCATGAGACATTCCTCGCACGTCAGGGACAATTCATATTTTAGACTGGGACGAATCTCTAGGACTCGCGGTACGATCGCTCTTAGATAGCGCTCACTCTCAAGGAAGGATCTCAATGTTTATCACGGAACTTTCACCGCTCGTTCAAGAACTCACCCAGCAACCCGTCGCCTTTCTCGGTGGGCTATTTTCAGGCTTGCTGCGTCTCAGTTTAAACGAAGAACCCGTCAAAAGCTGGCTAACTCAGCAAACGGGAACCACCGTCTATGTCACCAATCCCCACAATGGGAACGGCAACGCGCCTAAATCTATCTCGATCGACTGATATCAGTCATCCGGTTAACGCTCGTCACTGAGGAATAAAGGAGTAGTTCTATCTGGATCTGCTCCTTTATTTTTGCAAGTTAAGCCTTAAGAAACAAAAGAAATCCTTAACTAGATGAATGATAAGAATAAGAATTGTTTGTAGTAATTTTTCAGAGTTTCATCAAATATCAAAAGAGTAGAACAAAAGTCTACAAATTGGTAGAGATGAACTTAGTAACAGTCTAAATTCTTCATGGTAGAATTCGATTTAAGAGGGTGCAAAGTCTGTGATTTTGAATAGATTTGTCGCCAAGATTTTTAGCCTTTCTAATATGCGTTTTCATTCAATGATGGTCGGAGTTCTTGTATGAAAGTATCAAAGTTAGCCCCCCTTCAAGCATTTTTCTACTCAGGATTCCTGAGTGTTACGATCGCGGGAATTGCCCAAGCCGCACCGACTCAAACCGCTCCCAAGCCAACCGTGTACGCAGTTGGGCAAGAAACAGGCGGCACACTGAGAACTTATCAAAGCCAACTCGGTTTTCGTTTCGATGTGAAAGCACCTTATTCGATCGATACCTCTCAAGAAGGACAAGGAACGATCGTGGTTCGTAATCCTGATTTAGAAAATGCAGCAGTCGGAAGCGATGAGCCTGCACCTGTCGATAGTAATGTACAATCTCAATCTTCTCCAGGCGATCGCATTACGATTACAAGATATGAAAATCCGAATCGATTGAATGCACGCCAATGGGCAGAACAAAACCCAACGCAATCGTTTTTTGATGGACGACAAAGCGATTACAGAAGTTATAGTTTCGCGGGTCAACCTGCTGTTTCCTATTCTTGGTGCGGAAATAGCAACTGTGGCGATAATGTAGTCGTTCCTAGTCGGGATGGTCGTAGCATTTTCGTCTTGAGTGCGTTGTACGAATACCCCGGTAATGCGGTGCGATGGGACTTTAAGCGCATGGTGGGACGATTTCGCTTGACCCAATAGTAAACCGATCGAATCTCTCACTTGCCTGGAATGCGATCGCGTTTCAGGCTTTTTGATCTGTCTCAAGGTAGAAATTCGGGAACTTCAGTGGAAAAAACTCGGTCATGACAACAGAACGCCACTCCGGAAGGGTTCGATACAGCTTTTTCAAGTTCTTTATCATTCACACGATCGAGGTTGATGACCATGTCGCTAGATAGCTTGACAGGAATTCGGAATTTTGTAGTTCGAGGGACAGCATTATCGTTGGGAGCGCTAATGGTGGCGGGTAGTGCGGCAATGGCTCAAACTGCTCCCGGAGATGTGGTGATTCCAACGGAACCCGATCGCGGTAGTACCACTCCAATTCCGACCAGACCGGGTGATACGACGATTCCTTCTCCGACCGCAGCGGGAACACGATTCGCGTGTCAAATTAATAACGGTCAGAATACAGTGATGTATTTCCCGGAAAGTCAGCCGAATCAGGCTTATCCGTGGGCGGTTCCGAGTACGTTGGGTGGAGGCTGGAGTTCCGATCGTCGTTGTAATGAAATCGCTCGTCGGCTAGAGTCCTATCGTCCGGATGGCTTGGTGGAGATGCGAACCGGATCTGAAAACGGCTACAACACGATTTGTGTAACGACCGATCGCGTTCCAACTTGCCGAATTGTGCTAACGGTTCCTCCTGGACAAGATCCGACTGTGACCCGCGATCGCGTTTTCCAAAATCTTTCAGTCGCAGATAGCGGTCAGCAAACTCAAGGCGTTGTCACGTTTGGTGGCGGTCGATCGGATATCTTGGATCAACTGGGACGAGTAGTCGGGATTCGGAATCGTCGATCGACGACTGGCAACATCAATTTGAAGCCGTTCTTATCAACGAAAGATGGTGGAACAGGTGAACGATTGGTCGGTGGAGTACAAACGCGATCGAATCGTCCAGCTACGAGAACGACTCCTCGAATCTTCCAGCGGTAGTTTATAGCAGCGATGATTTAGCCTGCTGAATTGGAAGGTCGATCATAAATTCCGCTCCTTTCAATTCGGTAGAACAACAGGTTAATCTTCCTTGATGTTGTTCCGTCACGATCTGATAACTGGTTGCAAGCCCCATTCCCGTCCCTTTCCCGATCGGCTTTGTCGTAAAGAACGGATCAAACATTCGGGCTTGCACCGTTTCAGAAACTCCCAACCCATTGTCAGTGATGCGAATCCGAATTTGTGCTGAGCTAATACGCTCTGTGTGAAGCTCGATCGTAGGGTGTTGTTGCTCTTCTAGCCACTTCGCATCCTTGACAGCCAACTCTAGGGCATCGATCGCGTTCGTAATGATCTGCAAGAAAACTTGATTCAGCGATCCAGCAAAACATTCGATGCTCGGTAATTCAGCATAGTGCTTAACCACTTTAATCTTATGTTTTTGATTCAATCGATTCTGCAAGATCGTTAAAGTGCTCTCAATCCCATCATGGATGTTCACCAGTTTCAGTTCTGCTTCATCCAAACGAGAAAAAGTTCTGAGCGATAAAACAATTTCTCGAATTCGTTCCGCCCCAGTTCGCATTGAGCTAAACAAACTCATCAAATCCTCGAACACAAACTCTAGATCCATGTCCTCGATCGACTGTTTAATCGCAGAATGAGGATCGGGATAGTGTTGCCGATACAACTCAAGCAACTCAGCAATATCTTCAAAGTAAGTCGTTGCGTGGCTGATATTGCCATAGATAAAACTGATCGGATTGTTGATCTCATGAGCAATTCCCGCCACTAACTGACCCAGCGAAGACATTTTTTCACTGTGAATTAACTGCGCTTGAGTCCGCTGAAGATCTTGAAGTGCCTTTTCTAAATCGATCGCTTGTTGTCTCAGTTGTGCCTCTGATCGACGTAATGCCTCTTCGTCCGCTTTACGATCGCTAATATCCCGCACAATTCCCAAAATACTAATCACCGCTCCATTGGAGCCTTTAATCGCCGCAGTGTTGGACAATGCCCAGTACCAGGAGCCATCTTTTCGTTTTGATCGAAACTCGATCGCGGTTTGTCGCTCTCCAGTTTTTAACAATTGTTCAACCGAAGCATAAGTAATTGCAAGATCGTCTGGATGAATGTAGTCGGCAAAAGCATGTCCGATCAGTTCACTTGGCAAAAAACCAGTAATCTCTGTAACTTTGGGAGAAAGATAAGTAAACATTCCTGCGGGCGAAAACGCAAAAATTAGATCATTCGCATTTTCGACAAAGCTCCGAAATCGTGCTTCACTTTCTACGATCGCTTGTTCTGCTCGTTTGCGTTCCTGCTCGATTTGAACGCGATCGCTGACATCGATCAACATTCCATCCCACACGATCGCACCATCAATCTGAAGTTCAGGTCGAGAATGCCCTTGTATCCATTTGAGCTTTCCAGAAGGTGGAATAATTCGTCCTGTCCACGACCAAGGTTGCAACTGCGCTGCGGATTCCTGGAGGGTGCGCTCAAACTCAGGGCGATCGTCTGGATGAATTTGATTAATGGGTAAGCTGCCATCATGATAAATCACTTCCGGTTCAAGCTCCCACAATTCCTCAGAAAACGCACTCAGATAAGGGAAAGAGTAGCTTCCATTCGGGGCTAAGCGAAATTGATATAGGATTCCGGGCACATTTGCGGCTAGGCGTTGAAATCGTGCTTCACTTTGCTTCAGAGCTTGTTCAGCATATTTTCGATCGCTAATATCTCGAATAATCACCAACGCTTCGTGATCATTGCAGCGAATGACGCGCACTTCTTCATACTGCACTTCGCCATCAAAATCGAGTTCTTGCTCGTAAATCTGCACTTCATGGGTGATGATCGCACGTTCGATATATTCAATCCGTCGATACGCCAATTCAGGCGGCATAAACTCCCAAAGATATTTACCGTGCCAGTCAATTTCCGCACCACATGCCCGAAACGATCGAGGCAGGCTAAAATCCAAACATATCCCTTCACGGCTCAACCGAAGCATCAGATCAGGAATGGCTTCGAGCAAAATCTGATAATCGCGATCGCTTTGCGGCAAGGCAGTATCCGGACTGTCAATACTCATTACCAAATCTTCAAACAGGAATCTCAGATAGAGTGCCCGATCTCAGACGGTTTTGATCAAACTCACGGGTGTTGTAAATAACATCCAAACCGAGTTCAATCTGATCCCCAATGTATTGGTAGAAGCGGATTTTAGGCGATCGCTATATAATACATCCAAATTCTAAATTGAACTGGTGTAAGAGGCGTTTGAATTAATGTTGCCTAATCAAAAGTCGTCCGCGCTTGGCGTTGCGTTGTTGCTCACCACTGTTGCGACTACAAAACCCCTCGAATCAATTTTTATTTCTTCTGTTTCAGCTCAAGCCACACCGACGACGTTTCCGCTCCCCACCTCGGTTCCGTCTGGTACGACGGTGCAAATTGACGGTTCGAGCAGTATGGCAGCGATTAACCAAGCCCTCAAGCAGCGGTTTGAAAGCCAGTTTTCGGGCAGCACTATCACTCTCAACTACTCAGGAACCCCAACCGGACTTCAATCGCTTCAAGCAGGCAAAATCGATCTCGCCGCGATCGGACGACCTTTAACCCAAGCCGAACGCAATCAAGGACTCGTTCCTGTCTCAATGGGACGCGGCAAAATTGCGCTAATCGTCAGCCCCGACAATCCGTTCAAAGGCAGCATCACTGTACCGCAGTTTGTCAGAATTGTGCGCGGAGAAATCACCGACTGGTCAGAATTGGGCGGACAGCCTGGAAAAATTCGATTTGTCGATCGACCGGATCTCAGCGATACCCGCGCCGCATTTCAGAACTATTCGGTCTTTATCCAAACCCCCTATCAACTCGGAAATACCGCCACGAGAGCCGGAGAAGATAGTACCCAAGCCGTCGCTCAACAACTCGGAAAAGACGGATTAAGTTTTGCGCCTGCGAATCAGGTGTTAAATTCAGCCAACCTCCGGATCGTGCCGATGCACAATACGTTACCCACCGATCCGCGCTATCCGTTCTCGCAACCGTTCTACTACGTGCATCGAGCCAATCCTTCTCCAGGAGCAGCCGCATTTTTGGGTTATGCCAGTTCAGACTCAGGACAAAAAACAGCAGAAGCGACCGAAACTGATCCAGCATCATTAGGACTCGATCCAGCAGTTCTATTGGCAGCAGGAAGCGTGGCGGCAGGATCGCTAAATGCAGGAGCAGGGGCAGGATCTTCGCCTTCTCCAAACGCAACGGCTTCGCCCGCAGCGATCGCTTCTCCAAACGCAACCGTTCCCGGTGGCGCAACGACCCCTCCAGAAGGATCACAAGCGGTTGCCCCCAATACGAGTGAAGGACGAAACGAGGGAGGAATTCCCGGCTGGCTCTGGTGGCTTTTACCATTAGGAATTGGAGCGCTACTGCTCGCTTGGTGGCTCCGTCGCCGCTCTACTCCCACCGCAGAAACGCCTGTTACTCCCCCGGCTCCACCAACAACCGTGACTCCACCGCCACCGCCGCCTTTGATGACTCCGACTGAAACAGATGGCAGTCTCGCTTCTCGTGCAGGTTCAGTCATTAGCTCCGATCGACAATCGATCGCTGAAGTGCAATCGCCAACCATTCCCCCTACGGCTGCAATCGGGGGTGCTGCACTTGCGGGTGCGGGAGCCGCTTCATTAATTAATTCAGGACAAACACAGCCCCCAGTCGAACTAGAACCGCCAACCGCTGAGGTTCCACCTGCTGACCTTTCACAAACCACCGAGATTCCGCCTGTCGAGCCTCCGATCGCTGAAGAATCGATCCCAGTTCCCGATCGACCTTTAGTAGAAATCCGAGAAACGCCCCCGATCGAGGTTCCAACCTCCCAAATCGAGCCACCAGAAGCACCCCCCGAAACGGACATGCCAAATGGTGCAATTCTAGGAGCGGCTGGATTAGGAGTAGCTGGAGCCGCTGCTTGGATGAGTCGGACTCGATCGGGAGTTCCCCCACAAACCGATGTGCCCGAAACGGAACCGCTGTCGTCTCTGGATGCGATCGAGCCTTTGGATGAGGTTGAAGATGCACCCCTCGATCAACCCCCAGTTGAGTTGTACGTTGATGATTCACCTACCGTGGTCGATGAGCTTAACCCTGAAGTTGCAGATCCAAATTACGTCCAACTGAATTTAGATCCTCAGAGTCCGACGAGTGAAAGTTCGATCGTAAATCCAACGAACGATTCAAACTTTGCTCAAGGTGTACTTCCAGGAATTGCGGTACTGGGAGGAACTGGACTCGGAGCAGCCATCAGCAGCGAACCCGAACCTTCATTGGAAAGTTCATCGATCGTTGAATCGAGTTTAGAACCAACAAACGTCGAATCAGAAGCTACCAATATCGAATCGGAAGTCACAAACATCGAATCAGAAGTCACAAACATCGAATCAGAAGTTACCAACGTCGAACCGGAAGTCACAAACATCGAACCGGAGGTTACCAATGCAACCTCGGACGAAACCGATGTAAATCAAGGAGTCATTCCAGGACTCGCAGCCTTGGGAGGAGCAGCGCTTGGAATTGCAGGAGTGGCAGCAACTGGAAATGGCGAATCCGCAGAACCTTTAGAAACACCTACGATCGACACCTCCGGATCTGCAATTTCTGAACCACAACTCGCTGAAATCGATGCTGGAACCGATTTAGAAACCGATGAGTTCGCGTCAATTACTGCTGAAGAACCGGACACTATTTCAGAAGAACCGCCCACCATTCTCGAAATTCCAGACTCGGAACCCCCAATTGTAGAAGCCGCAATTCCTGGAGTTGCCGCAGTTGGAGGACTCGGACTCGCAGCCGCAGGATTAATCGGCGATCGAGAAAACACAACTCAAACCAATGTAGAAGCGGCTCGTTTTGATGTGGGACAAACCGATTTATCGAGTGAAACTCTAGCCTCGGTGGATGAAGACTTACCCGATTTACCAGACGGCTACGGTGAAAGTCGCATCGTTCTCATGCCAAGAGATCCACAATGGGCGTATACGTATTGGGATCTTCCGAACGAACATAAATCTGAACTGCGGACTCAAGGAGGACAAACGCTCGTTCTACGTCTGTACGATGTGACGGACATCAATTTAGAGCATCAAAGCCCCCACAGTTTGCAGCAATTTGAATGTGATGAACTTGCCCGCGATTGGTATGTCCCGATTCCGGTCAGCGATCGAGATTACTTAGTCGAAATCGGCTACCTCACTGGAGACGGACGCTGGTTGATGTTAGCGCGATCGCTTCCTGTACGAATTCCACCCGTTTATCCCTCTGCTTGGGAAAACGATCAATTTGTCACGATCGACTGGGATAGAGAACTACAGGGTCAAACCTCATTTACCTTGGGATCACAGACTGATTCAGATCTAGTCGCCACCCCGAATGGAATGTATGATCAGATTCTCGGTCTATCTCAAGGCGCAGAACTTCAACGGATTGCAGGCTCGATCTTCGGCTCGATGCAGCAAGTTCCGATTCAGTCGATTAGCTCGTATGTGTTCCCATCCGGAGTCGGAATGTGGGCACTCCCGACCGTTTCTGGAATGTCCGGGGTTGGAATGTCTGGAGTCGGTCTTTTCTCAGGAGGAGCCGTCCCGATTCGTCCCCGCAAATTCTGGCTCGTCGCAGATGCGGAACTGATTATTTACGGTGCCACCGAACCCGATGCCACGGTCACGATCGCAGGTGAAACAATCCCGCTCAGTCCCGACGGCACGTTCCGATTCCAAATGTCATTCCAAGATGGTTTAATCGATTATCCGATCTTGGCAGTGGCAAAAGATGGCGAACAAACGCGATCGATTCATCTGAAGTTCACCCGCGAGACTCCAAGCCGAAACACCAACACCAAAGATGAAGCCATCGACGAGTGGCAATCCTAAAAGGAAGGGAGTCATGAAAAAGTTAATTCAAGGACACCAACGGTTCCGAGAAAGCTACGTTCCGAAACATATTGATCAGCTAGAAGAACTTTCACATGGTCAAAAGCCGCGTGTCTTGTTCATCACCTGTTCCGATTCCCGCATTGATCCAAATCTGATCACCCAAGCGGATATCGGGGACTTGTTCATCATTCGGAATGCAGGCAATATTATTCCGCCTTACGGGGCTGCGAATGGTGGAGAGGGAGCCGCAGTTGAGTACGCCTTGAATGCGCTCGACATCCAGCAAATCATCGTCTGTGGACATTCTCACTGCGGTGCGATGAAAGGATTGCTCCAACTTGGAAAGCTCGAAGAAGAAATGCCGCTCGTCTATGACTGGCTCAAGCATTCTGAGGCAACGCGGCGATTGGTGAGAGAGAATTACACGCAGTACAGCGGTGAGGAATTATTAGAGATTACGATCGCTGAAAATGTTCTCACCCAAATCGAGAACCTGAAAACCTATCCGATCGTCCACTCCCGCTTGTACCAGCGCAGACTCGAAATCTTCGCCTGGATCTACCATCTCGAAACCGCAGAAGTTCTCGCTTTTGATCCTGACACACATTCGTATGTTCCCCCTCAAAGCCAGCTTTCGATTCGCGAGCTGGGTGGACTGGTTCCGGGTGAATACGAGAAAACGAGTGCGCCTCCAGTGGCATGTGAATTGGTGAATAGAAGTCCGATCGCAGAAACCGGAGCACAGCGATCGCTTGAACCGATGTCGCAAACAGTACATGCAGAAACCGTTCTAGAGCCAATGCCCTGGTTGACTCCCGAACAGGCTGAACGAATTTATCGTGGTTCAGTAGCTCAACGGTAATTAACTTGATAGTGATTTTGGATGTTCAACGGCGATCGTTGAGCATCCATTTTTATGGGTGGAAAAAGATGAATTACAAATGGTTGGATACTTCAATTGGCACATTGTTACTGACTTCGGATGGTCGATCGCTAACCGGACTCTATCTGCAAGGACAAAAACATTTTCCAAACCATACTCCAGACTGGAAAGAATTCAACGAACTTGATCTATTCATCGAAGCCGAAAAACAGCTTAGAGAATACTTTGCTCATCAGCGACAACAATTTAATCTGCCACTCGACCCGATTGGAACTGCTTTTCAAAAACAAGTCTGGCAACAGTTACAACAAATCCCGTTCGGTGAAACAATCTCTTATGGAGCTTTAGCGAACCGAATTGGAATACCCACTGCATCCCGCGCTGTTGGAGCCGCAAACGGACGCAATCCGATCTCGATCGTCGTTCCTTGTCATCGCGTCATCGCCACGAATGGAAAGATGACGGGTTACGCGGGGGGTATCGATCGTAAACAATGGCTATTGCAACATGAGCAATCAAGTAGAGCTGCTACTCCCGTGTAGCCCTCGCTATTCGATTAAGTCTTTCAAGTCAAATCCATTAAATTACACAACTTGTAAATCGTTCTTGCTGCCACGTTCCCGTCCCATTCCGCATCGCCAATTTCGACCACATCAAAGCCAATTACTTTCCGTCCACTGTTCACAACTTCGCGGAACAAACAAAATGCTTGCTCTAACTCCAATCCACCCGGCACAGGTGTCCCCGTCGTCGGACAGAGCTTTGGATCAAAGCCATCGACATCGACGCTGATATACACCTCTTGTGGTAGTTCAGACACAATTTGCTGACAGGTTTCAAGCCAAGATACACCTGCGTACTGTTTCTGTTTCAGCATTGCATCGAAGTATGTTGAAATCCGTCCATTAGAGTCGCGGATTAGATTGACTTCATCTAAGCAAACATCCCGAATTCCAACTTGAACGAGTTTCGTCATTTGCGGCAGTTTTAGCACGTTATACATAATCGAAGCATGTGAGTACTCAAAGCCTTCGTAAGCTTCTCGTAAGTCCGCATGAGCATCAATGTGTAAAATACCAAAATTATCATAATGTTGTGCGATCGCGCTTAAATACCCCAGCGGCACACTATGATCCCCACCAATCACCGCAACTCGTTTTCCTTGTTGAAGTAATCGATCGCAGTGTTCAAATAACCATTGATTCAAGCTTTCACAGCCTTGATTGACGGTTTCGAGTCGTTTAGATAGTTCAGTATCAAGGGGTTGACCGATCGATAATCGATCGATGATTTTGGCAGCATCGGCTCGGAGCGTATCACTACGATCGAGAATTTCCTGTGAAATCTCAGGCATAAAAATCCCTTGCTTCCACCCGTCCGGATTGTCAAAGTCGTACAAATCAAGCTGAGAGGAAGCATTCAACATCGCTTCAACTCCACGGGCTGTCCCTGCACTGTAAGAAACAGTCACTTCCCAAGGCACACCCAGGACAATCAAATTTGCCGATTCCTGGTCAAATGGTAATCCAAACAATCGACCCACAACACTGATTCCACTGGGATCGTAGTTTTGTAAATCTGTCATCTTTGATAGTTCCTAAATCGTTTGAAGGGCTTTTCTAAGGGATTGTGGTTCGGGCAAAAGTTCGCCTGTTGCAAGGGTTGATTCGACTAATAGTTCTAGTACTTCCTGAGCATTCTGAAAGGCTTCCTCGTATGTTTCGCCATGAGTGTGGCAGAACTCACCCCATTCAGGCAAACTGACTACGTAACATTGATCTTCATCTGACCACTGAATGAGGATA
Coding sequences within it:
- a CDS encoding CDP-diacylglycerol--glycerol-3-phosphate 3-phosphatidyltransferase (similar to AA sequence:cyanobase_aa:LBDG_09660), whose product is MNLPTWITVSRLLGVPILLYGLQSPSNETRWIMVVVFLIAAGTDWLDGYLARKLNQITDLGKFLDPLVDKLLVLAPLMSLVELQQIPAWGVFAILARELTIAGWRVDPNLQKSVQGANFWGKLKTVSQIAAIALLIAPLSSEWQLATLILFWISVALTWISGLIYLFPQKSN
- a CDS encoding hypothetical protein (similar to AA sequence:cyanobase_aa:LBDG_15310); translation: MSSDELPISDETTPSEPGAALPELKLPETQSDLVQQEQDLQREIERLAATRDDLQGQIAQTRDALGRVVQQNLAELEQRRQTLQLSIEQLERRQERIRNEMKSSFAGASQEIAVRVQSFKDYLVGSLQDLAIAAEQLELPTFQAEVPQPALIQEAPKSQAAPSPDFAESTFEEKSQKIRSIIDQFRNQPDYYGPVWKLRRTFEPVHAERVSTWFFKQGGRGAIRTMGSRLQNILIASASISILYNLYRDRLRVLILANSPERLGEWRRGMQDCLGVTRSDFGSDRGIALFEVPEPLALKAERLDKDGFLPLIIVDETEENINLALLQFPLLLAFAPSPQQMIQQQSYY
- a CDS encoding hypothetical protein (similar to AA sequence:cyanobase_aa:LBDG_15300), encoding MTDANFAGSETIELAPSYTIPIVLIAAAIPLLLVQVWVAGAIGLFGAFLLIQTAMLRLRFTPTDLDVYRGETMIRRFPYAEWQNWEIFWSPVPILFYFREVKSIHFLPIIFDPKMLRMCLEHRFPKA
- a CDS encoding membrane protein (similar to AA sequence:cyanobase_aa:LBDG_15320); amino-acid sequence: MLPSWFINNALLLIVAYLLGSIPTGYLAGRLLKGIDIREAGSGSTGATNVLRTIGKIPALIVLLIDIGKGALAIAAVNYAFTYLPGWLYYSKIVGLDFGVWQPVMVTLAGLAALFGHSKSIWLGFSGGKSVATSLGILLAMNWMVALSTVGVFALSLGITRIVSISSITGAVSVIAFMILFGQPLPYLLFAIAGGAYVIWRHRSNIQRILEGTEPKLGQKLEEPEAG
- a CDS encoding hypothetical protein (conserved hypothetical protein;~similar to AA sequence:cyanobase_aa:LBDG_15290); this translates as MFITELSPLVQELTQQPVAFLGGLFSGLLRLSLNEEPVKSWLTQQTGTTVYVTNPHNGNGNAPKSISID
- a CDS encoding hypothetical protein (conserved hypothetical protein;~similar to AA sequence:cyanobase_aa:LBDG_53430), translated to MSLDSLTGIRNFVVRGTALSLGALMVAGSAAMAQTAPGDVVIPTEPDRGSTTPIPTRPGDTTIPSPTAAGTRFACQINNGQNTVMYFPESQPNQAYPWAVPSTLGGGWSSDRRCNEIARRLESYRPDGLVEMRTGSENGYNTICVTTDRVPTCRIVLTVPPGQDPTVTRDRVFQNLSVADSGQQTQGVVTFGGGRSDILDQLGRVVGIRNRRSTTGNINLKPFLSTKDGGTGERLVGGVQTRSNRPATRTTPRIFQR
- a CDS encoding hypothetical protein (similar to AA sequence:cyanobase_aa:LBDG_15280) produces the protein MKVSKLAPLQAFFYSGFLSVTIAGIAQAAPTQTAPKPTVYAVGQETGGTLRTYQSQLGFRFDVKAPYSIDTSQEGQGTIVVRNPDLENAAVGSDEPAPVDSNVQSQSSPGDRITITRYENPNRLNARQWAEQNPTQSFFDGRQSDYRSYSFAGQPAVSYSWCGNSNCGDNVVVPSRDGRSIFVLSALYEYPGNAVRWDFKRMVGRFRLTQ